GCTGTGGGCCGTTCGCCTCGCCGAGTTTGGCATTCGCGTTTACGAAATTCGCCCCGGAATCATCGCGACCGACATGACGGCCGGCGTCAAAGAGAAGTATGATCGGATGATCGCCGACGGCCTCACGCTCGAACCTCGCTGGGGCCAGCCCGAAGACGTCGGCCGCGCCGTCGCCGCGCTCGCGCGGGGCGAATTCCGCTACGCGACGGGGCAAGTCGTGAACATCGACGGCGGCATGACGATCGGCCGATTGTAGTTCCTCGATATTTTTTGTGGGTGCCACTGGCATCTTGCCAGTGAGAAGTGCCAAGCGAGTACCCACATCCGCACTGGCAAGATGCCAGTGGCACCCAATGATTCGCACTAGCCGGAGCAACTCGTGGCTGATCGACTGACGACGCTTCAAAAACTCATCGACACCGGCGTCATCGCCGTCATCCGCGCTGACTCGGGCGATCAGTTGGTAAACGTCTGCCGCGCGCTTTCCGCCGGCGGCGTCCAGGCGTGCGAGATCACGATGACTACCCCCGGTGCACTCGACGTCATCGCCCAAGCGAGCCGCGAACTCGGCAAGTCGGCCCTCGTCGGCGCCGGCTCGGTGCTCGACGCCGAGACCGCCCGCGCGGCGATCCTCGCCGGGGCGCGGTTCCTCTTCTCGCCGATCTTGAACCTCGACGTCATCGCGATGGCCCACCGCTACGATTGCGTCGCCGTCCCCGGCGCCATGACGCCGACCGAAATCGCCACGGCCTGGACCGCCGGCGCCGACGTCGTGAAGGTTTTTCCGGCTAATCACTTCGGGCCGCAATACCTCCGCGACGTTCACGGGCCCCTCCCCCAAGTAAAACTCACCCCCACCGGCGGCGTCGATCTCAACACCGCCGCCGACTGGATCAAAGCGGGCGCTGTCGCGATCGGCGTCGGTTCGTCGCTCGTGAAGAAAGATCTCGTCAACGCCGGCAACTGGGACGGTCTGTCGTCGCTCGCGAAGCAGTACGTCGACATCGTCGCCACCGCTCGCCGCGGCTGAGCCGCTCAGTAAAAGCCACCGGCTCCGCCGGTGGACGAACTGCCGGCGACGCCAACTCTCACCGCGTCCACCGGCAGAGCCGGTGGCTTCTATTCCCATCGCCAGCCTCACGCCGCGCGGCGCGGCCCGCGCGGCGGTTCCAATAACTCTCGCCGAAATTGCAAGATTCGCGCCTGATGCTCGCGCACCTCGCAGAGTCGGCACGGCGCATAAACGAGCCCTCCGCATGTTGGGCAACGGACCGGAATCGACGTAGCGTGCCGAATCGGCGCACGCCGTTCTTCCGGACCGCGCCCAAAGTCGCCGCGGCGGCCGCGAGCCATCTCCGCGACCGTCGTGCGACTCACCCCGACTTTGCGGGCGATGGCGCGATGGGACATTCCTCCCGCATCAAGCAGGCGGCGGATTTCCAAAATCAGCACGGTAGGCAGCATGAGTTCGACCTTTCTTCGAGGGGCGCGGAAGTAGACGGAAAGACGACCGACGGCGGTCGCACGGCTCGCTCTGCCGAATCGCGCCGCTACGCCGCCTCCTGGTCGGTCCAGAAGTCGCGCTCGTCCGGCAAGGCTTCGTAGTCGTCGTCGGGCAGCAACGCCTCCCAGTACTCGTCGTCGAACTCCAACAGCGTCTCGTCGTCGACCTCGTCGAAGGTCGGGTGCAGCAGCGACTCCATCTGCTCGTCGTCGAAATTGGCCCCGTCGTCGAAGGGGAAAATCGCGTCATCGTCGGCGGAAAAATCAGGGCGTGGCATGGTTCGGCTCCAGGAAAACGGGGTTGAAAAGGTCTTCGCCACGAGCGCCAGCAGCGCTGCGTCGCTGAGCAAAAACCTAACAAACCGCGCGGCCGAAAACTATACACTTGTTCACTATTTCTGTGGGTTTTTTGTACCCCTCGAAATGGCCGATTTTTCGCTCGCGCTTGTCGAAAATTTGAGCGCAAACCGAGCGAGTAGAGGCCGCTCTGCGCAGCAAAGAAATCGCGCCTCGCGATCGCGAATCGCGCGTTACCGTGGTCGCAACCCTTCCCTAGCCCCGGGCTCCGCCCGGGGGTGGGTTTGCGTCACGCGCGACGGAGCCCACCGGAATGGTGGCCCACCCCCGGGCGGAGCCCGGGGCTAGGAATACGACGATGAGCAAATTGAGAGAGGGTGGCCTACTGCCCCAGCTCGTCCAGCGACTCGCGCAGCATGTCGTAAATGCGGGCGTCGGTGCGCCGTAGTTCGTCGCGCATGGCGCCATTCAATTCATTCGCCGCGGCGAGCGCTTCGTCGTCACGCCCCAGTTGCTGATTGACGACGCACAGCCCCGCATAGACGAATGGCCGCAGCGACGAATTCGGCGACTGCGCTTCGCTCGTCTGCGAGAGCGACACCAACACCGGCAACGCGTCGCGATAGTCGGGCGACTGCGAATAGAAGAGGTAATATCGCACCAGCCCCACGTCGGCCAAATCGTAGATATATTGATCCTGACCGGGAAAATAACGCCGCACCGCCCGCCACGCTTCTTCACTCGGCGCGATGTTCGCTTGGAACAATTGGGCCCAAGCGGAATCGCGCCGCTCGACGTTCGCCACCCGCCGGCCGTCGAGATATCCCCGCGTACGGAACAGAAACGCGCCCAGGAGCCCCAGCGCGACGGCGCCAAACAACACGAGCAGCGCGCGACTCGGCCGCCAACGCCGCGGCTCGAGTTGCGCGGCCTCTTTCATCAACCGTCCCAACTCGGCGGCCGCGCGGCTGCGGGAATCGGCCGAGGCAATGAGATCGGCGAGCGGCCAATCTTCAAGCCCCTCGCCCCAGCCTTGGGCCGCAGCCTCGCCGGCCAATTTCCGCAAATCGGCCAGCAGTTCCGCAGCATTTTGGTGCCGCTGCTCCGGCCGCTTGGCGATCATGCGGTGAATGATTCGCGCCAGCCCGCTCGGCACGTCGGCCCGCACATTCTCGATCGCTCGCGGCGACGAGTTGAGGTGCTGCAGCGCGATCGCCAGCGCCGTCTCGCCGTTATACGGCGGCGTTCCGGCGAGCAGATGGTAGCTCGTAATCCCTAGCGAATAGACGTCGCTCCGCGCATCGACGGCCCGCCCCTCGATCTGCTCGGGGCTCATGTACAGGGGCGTCCCCATCGCAACACCGACTTGCGTGAGCGTCTTCGCGTCGGTGCTCTCCATCCGCGCCAGCCCGAAATCGGCGACTTTCACTTCGCCCGAGTTGCCGAGCAAGATGTTCTCCGGCTTCAGATCGCGGTGGACAATCCCCGCCTCGGCCGCTTTGCAGAGCGCCGCCGTCACTTGGCGTAGCACGTCGAGCACGAGCCGCGGGTTGAGCGCTGCGTCTCGCTTGAGTACCTCGCCCAAGTTCCTGCCGCGTACATACTCTTGGGCGATGAAGTGCACGCCGCCCACGTGCCCGACTTCAAAGATCTGCACGATGTTCGCGTGCACGAGCGCCGCCGCCGCGCGAGCTTCGTACTGAAACCGCGCGACATAGTTCGCATCGCGAGCCAGCACTGGCTGCAACACTTTGAACGCCACTTGCCGGCCCAGCGAACGTTGCTCGGCCAGGTACACCTCCGCCATGCCGCCCGCGCCGAGCCGCCGCAAGATTCGATAGTCGCCGATCTCGCGACCCGTCAAATCAGCGCTGGCCTGGGGGTCGTTGCTCATGCGAGAGGGCTAGTGAGGTGCAGGAGACGTCCAGAGCATGACGGCCGCCGTCGCTGCCGGCGGATGAATTGACGCTTCAGCTTGTGGGCGGCCCGCCCAATCGCGGAGCCGGTAGGTACTGTGCCGCTATGGTTACGCTGCTCGGGCCCCAATTGATCGCATCAATCTTCGGCAAACTGCGGCAAGGCGCTCAGCACGCGGCTGGTTGCTTCCGACTTGTTCAGCACGTAGAAGTGAATCCCCGGGATGTCGCCCTCCAACAGCCCCAGTGCCTGCTCAATCGCAAAGTCTACGCCCGCCGAAAACTGCCCCGCGGGATCGTCGGCATGTTGTTCGAGCGCCGCCACAAACCGCGGCGGCAGTTTGGCGCCGCACAGCGATGCGATCCGCTGAATTTGGGC
This sequence is a window from Lacipirellula parvula. Protein-coding genes within it:
- a CDS encoding bifunctional 4-hydroxy-2-oxoglutarate aldolase/2-dehydro-3-deoxy-phosphogluconate aldolase, which codes for MADRLTTLQKLIDTGVIAVIRADSGDQLVNVCRALSAGGVQACEITMTTPGALDVIAQASRELGKSALVGAGSVLDAETARAAILAGARFLFSPILNLDVIAMAHRYDCVAVPGAMTPTEIATAWTAGADVVKVFPANHFGPQYLRDVHGPLPQVKLTPTGGVDLNTAADWIKAGAVAIGVGSSLVKKDLVNAGNWDGLSSLAKQYVDIVATARRG
- a CDS encoding helix-turn-helix domain-containing protein; its protein translation is MLPTVLILEIRRLLDAGGMSHRAIARKVGVSRTTVAEMARGRRGDFGRGPEERRAPIRHATSIPVRCPTCGGLVYAPCRLCEVREHQARILQFRRELLEPPRGPRRAA
- a CDS encoding protein kinase domain-containing protein codes for the protein MSNDPQASADLTGREIGDYRILRRLGAGGMAEVYLAEQRSLGRQVAFKVLQPVLARDANYVARFQYEARAAAALVHANIVQIFEVGHVGGVHFIAQEYVRGRNLGEVLKRDAALNPRLVLDVLRQVTAALCKAAEAGIVHRDLKPENILLGNSGEVKVADFGLARMESTDAKTLTQVGVAMGTPLYMSPEQIEGRAVDARSDVYSLGITSYHLLAGTPPYNGETALAIALQHLNSSPRAIENVRADVPSGLARIIHRMIAKRPEQRHQNAAELLADLRKLAGEAAAQGWGEGLEDWPLADLIASADSRSRAAAELGRLMKEAAQLEPRRWRPSRALLVLFGAVALGLLGAFLFRTRGYLDGRRVANVERRDSAWAQLFQANIAPSEEAWRAVRRYFPGQDQYIYDLADVGLVRYYLFYSQSPDYRDALPVLVSLSQTSEAQSPNSSLRPFVYAGLCVVNQQLGRDDEALAAANELNGAMRDELRRTDARIYDMLRESLDELGQ